TGGTTGAACCGCACCGCCAGGTCCCGGGCCAGCTCCACGTGCTGCGTCTGGTCCTCGCCGACCGGCACCTCGTCCGTGTCGTACGCGAGGATGTCCGCCGCCATCAGCGCGGGATACGTCAGCAGGGACAGCCGGACGCTGCCGCCGCGCACCTGCTCGCGCGCGGACTTCTCCTTGTACTGGATCATCCGGCGCATCTCGCCGTCGGTGGCCACACACTCCAGCAGGTAGGACAGCCGGGCGTGCTCGTCCACATGGCTCTGCACGAACACCGTGCACCGCTCGGGATCGAGGCCGGCCGCCAGCAGCAGCGTCGCGGCCTGCCTGCTGAGTCTGCGCACCCGGGCGGGGTCGTGGTCCACGGTCAGGGCGTGCAGGTCCACCACGCAGAACAGGGAGTCCGCCCGGTGCTGGTCGGTCTCGGCCCACTGCCGCAGGGCGCCCAGGTAGTTCCCGAGCGTCAGGTGCCCGGTCGGCTTGACCCCGCTGAAGACCCTTGTCATCTCTGTTCCCTCTCCGGTGGAGGCCGCCGTCCCTGCGGGCCGGCCCCCGGAGTCCTGGAGGGGAAACGAGAACGGCCGCCGAGGCGGCGGCCGTTGTCTGCGTACGTGAGCAGGGCCGCCGTCAGGCGGACCACCACTGCTGGTTGTACGTACGCGTCGTCATGCCCGTCAGCGTACGCCTCCGCCGCCCGCCCCAGCCATGGTTGACACGCCGCCCGGGGATCCGTAAGGTACTTCGAGTTGTCCGACGTGAGAGCCGACTCCGGTCGGTCCCCGGGCAGCCACTCCGCAGGTACTCATCACTACACGGCGACAGTCGTTTTACGTCTGTCTGGCGTCGTGCATTGCCATGTGTATTCACGGAATGAGGAATCCGCGTTCACGAGAACGCAGGCCCCCGATTCGCTCGGGAGCACGGAATCCGCTAAAGTCTCACTCGTCGGAACGGCCCAACGGCCGGGAAGACGGACCCCGCTGACTGGGGGTCAGGTCGAGAAAAGATCTGATAGAGTCGGAACCGCCGGAAAGGGAAACGCGGAAGCGGGAACCTGGAAAGCACCGAGGAAATCGGATCGGAAAAAGATCTGATAGAGTCGGAAACGCAAGACCGAAGGGAAGCGCCCGGAGGAAAGCCCGAGAGGGTGAGTACAAAGGAAGCGTCCGTTCCTTGAGAACTCAACAGCGTGCCAAAAGTCAACGCCAGATATGTTGATACCCCGTCTCCGGCCGTCATGGTCGGGACGAGGTTCCTTTGAAGAAAACACAGCGAGGACGCTGTGAACCGGGGGAACATTCCTTCCCCTTGGTTCCGCTCTCGTGGTGTCGCCCCGATTACGGGGAAGCATTCACGGAGAGTTTGATCCTGGCTCAGGACGAACGCTGGCGGCGTGCTTAACACATGCAAGTCGAACGATGAACCACTTCGGTGGGGATTAGTGGCGAACGGGTGAGTAACACGTGGGCAATCTGCCCTGCACTCTGGGACAAGCCCTGGAAACGGGGTCTAATACCGGATACGAGTCTCCAAGGCATCTTGGAGACTGTAAAGCTCCGGCGGTGCAGGATGAGCCCGCGGCCTATCAGCTTGTTGGTGAGGTAGTGGCTCACCAAGGCGACGACGGGTAGCCGGCCTGAGAGGGCGACCGGCCACACTGGGACTGAGACACGGCCCAGACTCCTACGGGAGGCAGCAGTGGGGAATATTGCACAATGGGCGAAAGCCTGATGCAGCGACGCCGCGTGAGGGATGACGGCCTTCGGGTTGTAAACCTCTTTCAGCAGGGAAGAAGCGAGAGTGACGGTACCTGCAGAAGAAGCGCCGGCTAACTACGTGCCAGCAGCCGCGGTAATACGTAGGGCGCAAGCGTTGTCCGGAATTATTGGGCGTAAAGAGCTCGTAGGCGGCTTGTCACGTCGGTTGTGAAAGCCCGGGGCTTAACCCCGGGTCTGCAGTCGATACGGGCAGGCTAGAGTTCGGTAGGGGAGATCGGAATTCCTGGTGTAGCGGTGAAATGCGCAGATATCAGGAGGAACACCGGTGGCGAAGGCGGATCTCTGGGCCGATACTGACGCTGAGGAGCGAAAGCGTGGGGAGCGAACAGGATTAGATACCCTGGTAGTCCACGCCGTAAACGGTGGGCACTAGGTGTGGGCGACATTCCACGTCGTCCGTGCCGCAGCTAACGCATTAAGTGCCCCGCCTGGGGAGTACGGCCGCAAGGCTAAAACTCAAAGGAATTGACGGGGGCCCGCACAAGCGGCGGAGCATGTGGCTTAATTCGACGCAACGCGAAGAACCTTACCAAGGCTTGACATACACCGGAAAACTCTGGAGACAGGGTCCCCCTTGTGGTCGGTGTACAGGTGGTGCATGGCTGTCGTCAGCTCGTGTCGTGAGATGTTGGGTTAAGTCCCGCAACGAGCGCAACCCTTGTCCCGTGTTGCCAGCAGGCCCTTGTGGTGCTGGGGACTCACGGGAGACCGCCGGGGTCAACTCGGAGGAAGGTGGGGACGACGTCAAGTCATCATGCCCCTTATGTCTTGGGCTGCACACGTGCTACAATGGCCGGTACAATGAGCTGCGATACCGTGAGGTGGAGCGAATCTCAAAAAGCCGGTCTCAGTTCGGATTGGGGTCTGCAACTCGACCCCATGAAGTCGGAGTCGCTAGTAATCGCAGATCAGCATTGCTGCGGTGAATACGTTCCCGGGCCTTGTACACACCGCCCGTCACGTCACGAAAGTCGGTAACACCCGAAGCCGGTGGCCCAACCCCTTGTGGGAGGGAGCTGTCGAAGGTGGGACTGGCGATTGGGACGAAGTCGTAACAAGGTAGCCGTACCGGAAGGTGCGGCTGGATCACCTCCTTTCTAAGGAGCATCTAACTGCCGTAAGGCATTCAGAGCCACTACGTCGGCGAATGATCGACGATGGTCAGCTCATGGGTGGAACGTTGACTACTCGGCACGGATGGTTCTGAGGATCACTAGTACTGCTTCGGCGTGGAACGTGGGTTCGAGGGTGAGTCTGTGTCGGGCACGCTGTTGGGTGTCTGAGGGCATGGCCGTAAGGTCTGTCTTCGGTTGCCGGCCCCAGTGCACTCGGGATGTTGTCCCGGGGTGATGGGTGGTTGGTCGTTGTTTGAGAACTGCACAGTGGACGCGAGCATCTGTGGCCAAGTTTTTAAGGGCGCACGGTGGATGCCTTGGCACCAGGAACCGATGAAGGACGTGGGAGGCCACGATAGTCCCCGGGGAGTCGTCAACCAGGCTTTGATCCGGGGGTTTCCGAATGGGGAAACCCGGCAGTCGTCATGGGCTGTCACCCGCTGCTGAACACATAGGCAGTGTGGAGGGAACGCGGGGAAGTGAAACATCTCAGTACCCGCAGGAAGAGAAAACAACCGTGATTCCGGGAGTAGTGGCGAGCGAAACCGGATGAGGCCAAACCGTATGCGTGTGAGACCCGGCAGGGGTTGCGTATGCGGGGTTGTGGGATCTCTCTTCTACGGTCTGCCGGCCGTGGGACGAGTGAGAAACCGTTGATGTAGGCGAAGGACATGCGAAAGGTCCGGCGTAGAGGGTAAGACCCCCGTAGTCGAAACATTAGCGGCTCGTTTGAGAGACACCCAAGTAGCACGGGGCCCGAGAAATCCCGTGTGAATCTGGCGGGACCACCCGCTAAGCCTAAATATTCCCTGGTGACCGATAGCGGATAGTACCGTGAGGGAATGGTGAAAAGTACCCCGGGAGGGGAGTGAAATAGTACCTGAAACCGTGTGCCTACAAGCCGTGGGAGCGTCGGATGCAGCTTGCTGCATCTCGTGACTGCGTGCCTTTTGAAGAATGAGCCTGCGAGTTTGCGGTGTGTTGCGAGGTTAACCCGTTGTGGGGTAGCCGTAGCGAAAGCGAGTCCGAACAGGGCGGTGGAGTAGCACGCTCAAGACCCGAAGCGGAGTGATCTAGCCATGGGCAGGTTGAAGCGGAGGTAAGACTTCGTGGAGGACCGAACCCACCAGGGTTGAAAACCTGGGGGATGACCTGTGGTTAGGGGTGAAAGGCCAATCAAACTCCGTGATAGCTGGTTCTCCCCGAAATGCATTTAGGTGCAGCGTCGTGTGTTTCTTGCCGGAGGTAGAGCACTGGATAGGCGATGGGCCCTACCGGGTTACTGACCTTAGCCAAACTCCGAATGCCGGTAAGTGAGAGCGCGGCAGTGAGACTGTGGGGATAAGCTCCATGGTCGAGAGGGAAACAGCCCAGAGCATCGACTAAGGCCCCTAAGCGTACGCTAAGTGGGAAAGGATGTGGAGTCGCAGAGACAACCAGGAGGTTGGCTTAGAAGCAGCCACCCTTGAAAGAGTGCGTAATAGCTCACTGGTCTAGTGATTCCGCGCCGACAATGTAGCGGGGCTCAAGCGTACCGCCGAAGTCGTGTCATTCACATAAATAGCCCCAACGGGTGTGTGGATGGGTAGGGGAGCGTCGTCTGCCGGGTGAAGCGGCACTGGAAGGTAGTCGTGGACGGTTGACGAGTGAGAATGCAGGCATGAGTAGCGATTCACACGTGAGAAACGTGTGCGCCGATTGACTAAGGGTTCCTGGGTCAAGCTGATCTGCCCAGGGTAAGTCGGGACCTAAGGCGAGGCCGACAGGCGTAGTCGATGGATAACCGGTTGATATTCCGGTACCCGCTGTGAAGCGTCAAACATCGAGCATCGTGATGCTAAGGCCGTGAAGCCGCCCTGATCTCTTCGGAGTTGAGGGGAGTGGTGGAGCCGCTGAACCGAGCGGTTAGTAGGTGAGTGATGGGGTGACGCAGGAAGGTAGTCCATCCCGGGCGGTGGTTGTCCCGGGGTAAGGGTGTAGGACGGTGTGTAGGTAAATCCGCATGCCATGTGTCTGAGACCTGATGCCGAGCCGATTGTGGTGAAGTGGATGATCCTATGCTGTCGAGAAAAGCCTCTAGCGAGTTTCATGGCGGCCCGTACCCTAAACCGACTCAGGTGGTCAGGTAGAGAATACCGAGGCGTTCGGGTGAACTATGGTTAAGGAACTCGGCAAAATGCCCCCGTAACTTCGGGAGAAGGGGGGCCACGTCTGGTGAGGATCTTTACGGTCTGAGCTGGGGGTGGCCGCAGAGACCAGCGAGAAGCGACTGTTTACTAAAAACACAGGTCCGTGCGAAGCCGTAAGGCGATGTATACGGACTGACGCCTGCCCGGTGCTGGAACGTTAAGGGGACCGGTTAGCTCCATTTCGGTGGGGCGAAGCTGAGAACTTAAGCGCCAGTAAACGGCGGTGGTAACTATAACCATCCTAAGGTAGCGAAATTCCTTGTCGGGTAAGTTCCGACCTGCACGAATGGCGTAACGACTTCTCGACTGTCTCAACCATAGGCCCGGTGAAATTGCACTACGAGTAAAGATGCTCGTTTCGCGCAGCAGGACGGAAAGACCCCGGGACCTTTACTACAGTTTGATATTGGTGTTCGGTTCGGCTTGTGTAGGATAGCTGGGAGACTTTGAAGCGTGCACGCCAGTGTGTGTGGAGTCGTCGTTGAAATACCAGTCTGGTCGTGCTGGATGTCTAACCTGGGTCCGTGATCCGGATCAGGGACAGTGTCTGATGGGTAGTTTAACTGGGGCGGTTGCCTCCTAAAGGGTAACGGAGGCGCCCAAAGGTTCCCTCAGCCTGGTTGGTAATCAGGTGTTGAGTGTAAGTGCACAAGGGAGCTTGACTGTGAGACCGACGGGTCGAGCAGGGACGAAAGTCGGGACTAGTGATCCGGCGGTGGCTTGTGGAAGCGCCGTCGCTCAACGGATAAAAGGTACCCCGGGGATAACAGGCTGATCTTCCCCAAGAGTCCATATCGACGGGATGGTTTGGCACCTCGATGTCGGCTCGTCGCATCCTGGGGCTGGAGTCGGTCCCAAGGGTTGGGCTGTTCGCCCATTAAAGCGGTACGCGAGCTGGGTTTAGAACGTCGTGAGACAGTTCGGTCCCTATCCGCTGTGCGCGTAGGAGTCTTGAGAAGGGCTGTCCCTAGTACGAGAGGACCGGGACGGACGAACCTCTGGTGTGCCAGTTGTTCTGCCAAGGGCATGGCTGGTTGGCTACGTTCGGGAGGGATAACCGCTGAAAGCATCTAAGCGGGAAGCCTGCTTCGAGATGAGGACTCCCACCCACTTGATGGGGTAAGGCTCCCAGTAGACGACTGGGTTGATAGGCCGGATCTGGAAGCACGGTAACGTGTGGAGGTGACCGGTACTAATAGGCCGAGGGCTTGTCCTCAGTTGCTCGCGTCCACTGTGTTGGTTCTGAAACCACGAACAACCCCATGCCAGGTCACGGTGTGGTGCGGTTGATTGTTTCATAGTGTTTCGGTGGTCATAGCGTGAGGGAAACGCCCGGTTACATTCCGAACCCGGAAGCTAAGCCTTACAGCGCCGATGGTACTGCAGGGGGGACCCTGTGGGAGAGTAGGACACCGCCGAACAATCATTCAGGAAAGGCCCACACCTCACGGTGTGGGCCTTTTCTGCGTCTAGGCTCTTTCCTATGCGCTATGACCTCGTCATCTTCGACAACGACGGTGTGCTCGTCGACAGCGAGCCCCTCTCGAACCGTCTGCTCGCCGGTTACCTCACCGAGCTGGGCCACCCGACCTCGTACGAGGACTCGCTCCGCGACTACATGGGCGCGGCGATGCACCGGGTGCACGACCTGGTGCTGGAGCGCACCGGGAAGCGGCTGCCGGACGACTTCGACGACGTCTTCCACGCCCGGGTCTTCGCCGCCTTCGAGCGGGAGCTGAAGCCCGTGCCCGGCGCCGTCGGCGTACTGGAGAAGCTGGCGGCGGACGGGACGCCGTACTGCGTGGCCTCCTCGGGGAGCCATGAGCGCATACGGGTGGGGCACCGCGCCACGGGGCTCGACCGGTGGTTCGAGGAGGGCCGGGTCTTCAGCGCGCAGGACGTCGGCCGGGGCAAGCCGGCGCCGGACCTCTTCCTGTACGCGGCCGAGCGGATGGGGGTGGCGCCCGGCCGGTGTGTGGTCGTCGAGGACTCCCCGCTGGGCGTGCAGGCGGCCGTGGCGGCCGGGATGGACGTGTACGGGTTCGCGGCGATGACCCCCGCCGACCGGCTCGCGGGTGCCACCCGACTCTTCTCCTCCCTGGCCGACTTGACCGACCTGCTGGTTCGCCCGGAGGCATGACCCGGGCCACCGGCGCGGTGCTGACATTTGTCATGCGGAGCTCCGGACGATCGGTTCTGCCGCCGGACCCCCTGAGCGGGCGAAGCTGAGGGCATGACGAAGACCACGGGGAACCACAGCCGGAGCACCGCCCACGACGACGCCGTCCGGAACCCGAGCGTGCTGGACAACTTCCGGCCGCTCATCCTGGACATCGCGGTGCCGCTCGGCTCGTACTACGTGTTCAAGGACGCCTTCGGGACGAGCACCTTCGCGGCGCTGGCCTGGAGCAGCGCGGTCCCGGCGCTGCGGACCGTGTGGAGCCTGGTGAAGGAGCGGCGGGCCAACGCCCTGGCGGCGCTGATCCTCTTCGTGAACGTCGTCTCGCTGCTGCTGAGCTTCGTCTCCGGGGACCCGCGGCTGATGCTGGCCAAGGACAGCGGGGTCAGCAGCACGGTCGCGATCGGCATCCTGGTCTCGGTGTTCCTCGGCAGGCCGATGATGACGGCGGGGCTGAAGCCCTTCATGGTGAAGGGGGACGCCGCCAAGGAGGCCGCGTGGGAGCG
The sequence above is drawn from the Streptomyces sp. SAT1 genome and encodes:
- the trpS gene encoding tryptophan--tRNA ligase encodes the protein MTRVFSGVKPTGHLTLGNYLGALRQWAETDQHRADSLFCVVDLHALTVDHDPARVRRLSRQAATLLLAAGLDPERCTVFVQSHVDEHARLSYLLECVATDGEMRRMIQYKEKSAREQVRGGSVRLSLLTYPALMAADILAYDTDEVPVGEDQTQHVELARDLAVRFNHRYGQTFTVPKATPPKVAARVMNLQDPTSKMGKSDDTGPGIVYLLDEPEVVRKKVMRAVTDSGQDVVHDRAARPGVTNLLEILAACAGGDPEALAAAYSSYGALKKDTAEAVVETLRPVQERHRELCADPGYLEQVLRAGADKARTMARPTVDAAYRAIGLLPA
- a CDS encoding HAD family hydrolase, yielding MRYDLVIFDNDGVLVDSEPLSNRLLAGYLTELGHPTSYEDSLRDYMGAAMHRVHDLVLERTGKRLPDDFDDVFHARVFAAFERELKPVPGAVGVLEKLAADGTPYCVASSGSHERIRVGHRATGLDRWFEEGRVFSAQDVGRGKPAPDLFLYAAERMGVAPGRCVVVEDSPLGVQAAVAAGMDVYGFAAMTPADRLAGATRLFSSLADLTDLLVRPEA
- a CDS encoding VC0807 family protein codes for the protein MTKTTGNHSRSTAHDDAVRNPSVLDNFRPLILDIAVPLGSYYVFKDAFGTSTFAALAWSSAVPALRTVWSLVKERRANALAALILFVNVVSLLLSFVSGDPRLMLAKDSGVSSTVAIGILVSVFLGRPMMTAGLKPFMVKGDAAKEAAWERLVSGAAAGSAVFRRKERLFSVVWGVALLAECVARVVGAYTVPVDTMVWLGTVFMVGALGAAFLVGGGLAAGPMEEMVAAEAETAGAETAGAETVEAGAVEAARAAVPATAVTA